A stretch of DNA from Anaerolineae bacterium:
CCCCACCAGCCCCTCTGGTCACCTACAGGAGGCTATGACGTTCTCAATCCCCTGCGGCCCCTCATTGGCTACGGACCTGAGACGATGCACGTGGCTTACATGCCCTTCTATCCGCCTGAGCTTGCCCACTACGAAGCTCGCACCGCTTCCCCTGACCGCTCCCACAACGAAACTTTTGATGCTCTGGTAACCACCGGCCTAATAGGGTTCCTGGTCTACATAACCCTTTTCGGAGGAATTTTCTACTACGGACTCCGATGGCTTGGCTTCATCCCGGATGAAAGGAGAAAAGGCCTTTTCCTGGGATGTTTAACCGGAGGAGGATTCTTGGGGCTCATCGTCCCCTACCTTGTAGAGAGAAGCTTACGCTTCTCAGGGGTTGGCATTCCCACCGGAATGATCGCCGGGTTAACTTTTTACACCATGTATTTTGCTCTCGCCGTCCACCAGGAAAGGCAGAAACCTATGGATTCCAATGCTATGCTTCTGGTGGCGCTCTTGGCCACCTTCATAGCGCACTTTATTGAAATTCACTTCGGCATAGCTATAGCAGCCACCCGTACCTACTTTTGGCTCTTTTTAGCGGTAATGATAGCTCTGGGCACAAGACAACTTGTATTGGAGAGAGCAGCCATCGCCCCTCAGCCCAGGAACAAGAAAGCTCGCCTCCAGCCTCCTCCACGTCCCATAGAACCATCTCCCCACTTTTTTGCTTTATCCCTTTCCCTCCTCATGGCCTTCATCCTTAGCACTATGCTCTTTGACTATACCACGAACCAGCTGGGCAAGACGGACCCTCTCTCCATTCTCGTGACTTCCCTGACATACCGGCTGAGCCAGGGGCGACCGGTGGTATCGCTGGCCATGTTCTGGCTTTTCTTCTTCACCTGGCTTGTGGGAGGAGTGCTCATAGCCTCTGTAACAGCCCTGGGTCGAGAGAAGCCAGACTTTGGCACAATGCTGGCGGCTTTCTTTATCTACTTTGGAGTTACACTGATTCTTCCCCTTATCTTTGGCCTCTACCATGCCTCTAACCTGGTGCCGGGGAAAAACGTGGTCAACACTATAACATACTACTACTTGACCGTTTTTGCTTACATCCTGCTGGTGGGCTTTTCCCTGATGGGGGAGCATCCTCTGCCTTCGCCCCTTGCCTTCCACTCCTTCAGGGTGGTCCCAGGGGTTCTCGTGAGCCTTGTGATAGTGCCTATGCTCATATATGCTACCAACCTGAACATTATAAAAGCCGACATTGTCTACAAGCAGGGCTTTTCTCTGGACAACATGGGACGTTGGAGTGAGAGCGTCCTGCTCCATTCCCAGGCCGTTAAAATGGCTCCTTCGGAGGATTATTTCTACCTTTTCCTGGGCCGGGCCCTCCTGGAGCAAGCCCGAGCCATTCAGGACCCAGCCCAAAGGGAGGCAAAGCTTAAAGAGGCCGAAGAAGTATTGATCCAAGCCCGCAACCTGAACCCCTACAACCAGGACCACACAGCTAACCTGGCTCGCCTCTACCGGAACTGGGCTGACCTTTCCCCCGACCCCCAGAAACGGCAGGAGTTTTTACAGAAATCCCTGGACTTTTACAACCAGGTCACTCGCCTAAGCCCCAACAGCGCTCACCTCCACAACGAAAAGGCTATTGTATACATGATGTTGGGGCAGGGAGATAAGGCCCTGGAAACTATCCAGTACTCCTTAGCCCTTGACAGCCTGTATGATCAGACCTGGCTTCTTCTCGGGGATTATTACCGGATGGTAGGCCAGTGGGATAAAGCTGCGGAGGCCTATGAAAAGGCTGTAAAAATTTCACCGAAGCTCATTCAGGCCTACAGTGCCCTGGGCTTCGTATACGCCCAGATGGGACAATGGGAAAAGGCTGTGGAGGCCAACAGGAAAGTGCTGGAACTTGCCCCGAACGACTACATAAGCCACCGGAACCTGGCCCTCCTCTACAACCAGATGGGCCTTATTGATCAGGCGATAGCTGAAGCACGGGAAGCCCTTAGGCTTGCCCCTCCTGCCGATAGACCAATCCTGGAAAGCTTTATCGCCCAGCTTGAACAGAAGAAAGGGGAGGGAGGAAAGTGATAAAGGACAGGGTTTCCGATAACGTTTACGCTTTCATCAGTGACCTTTACTATGATGTGACAGCAGGCTTCATAGCGACACCGGAAGGGGCGGTAGTGATAGACACCCTTCCGTTCCCTTCCGAGACCCTGGAGCTCAAAA
This window harbors:
- a CDS encoding tetratricopeptide repeat protein — its product is MKRSKVGVLCEKILEAGWLVAAIVVPLFFNIYSQRVFEPDKLSLLRSIALAMVAVWLIKLADEGLHLDKPFTRWVQETPLVIPALLLAGVYLLATAASISPRISFWGSYQRLQGTYTTLSYMVIFFITLLHLKRREQLERLITVIVITSIPISIYGIVQHMGKDPLPWGGDVTARVASNMGNAIFVSAYLIMVFFLTLERVIKSMGLLLREEGPKGTIEAIAGGVYLFALIAQLMCIFFSQSRGPWVGLLGGLYAFMLILFVAMRNQAEPGLLKKEEVGKAALFSLASIPAGILPAYGVMAFLRKGFRWLWLSWVFQTILGILFLIVFNLPNTPLEPLRQWPYIGRLGQVFEIGGGTGKVRVLIWEGAVKLILPHQPLWSPTGGYDVLNPLRPLIGYGPETMHVAYMPFYPPELAHYEARTASPDRSHNETFDALVTTGLIGFLVYITLFGGIFYYGLRWLGFIPDERRKGLFLGCLTGGGFLGLIVPYLVERSLRFSGVGIPTGMIAGLTFYTMYFALAVHQERQKPMDSNAMLLVALLATFIAHFIEIHFGIAIAATRTYFWLFLAVMIALGTRQLVLERAAIAPQPRNKKARLQPPPRPIEPSPHFFALSLSLLMAFILSTMLFDYTTNQLGKTDPLSILVTSLTYRLSQGRPVVSLAMFWLFFFTWLVGGVLIASVTALGREKPDFGTMLAAFFIYFGVTLILPLIFGLYHASNLVPGKNVVNTITYYYLTVFAYILLVGFSLMGEHPLPSPLAFHSFRVVPGVLVSLVIVPMLIYATNLNIIKADIVYKQGFSLDNMGRWSESVLLHSQAVKMAPSEDYFYLFLGRALLEQARAIQDPAQREAKLKEAEEVLIQARNLNPYNQDHTANLARLYRNWADLSPDPQKRQEFLQKSLDFYNQVTRLSPNSAHLHNEKAIVYMMLGQGDKALETIQYSLALDSLYDQTWLLLGDYYRMVGQWDKAAEAYEKAVKISPKLIQAYSALGFVYAQMGQWEKAVEANRKVLELAPNDYISHRNLALLYNQMGLIDQAIAEAREALRLAPPADRPILESFIAQLEQKKGEGGK